Proteins co-encoded in one Sebastes umbrosus isolate fSebUmb1 chromosome 20, fSebUmb1.pri, whole genome shotgun sequence genomic window:
- the zgc:163057 gene encoding hemoglobin subunit alpha-D, whose protein sequence is MLSKQEKELIAEIWGRLTPVAEDIGADALQRMFASYPGTKTYFSHLDISPRSAHLLSHGKKIVLAIAEGAKDISQLTVTLAPLQTLHAFTLRIVPTNFKLFSHCMLVALACHMGDDFTPVAHAAMDKYLSAFAAVLSQKYR, encoded by the exons ATGCTCTCAAAACAGGAGAAAGAGCTCATTGCAGAAATATGGGGAAGACTGACTCCTGTGGCAGAAGATATTGGAGCAGACGCGCTTCAAAG GATGTTTGCTTCTTACCCAGGTACCAAGACGTACTTTTCCCATCTAGACATCAGCCCTCGCTCCGCTCACCTGCTCTCCCATGGGAAGAAGATCGTTCTGGCCATAGCAGAGGGAGCCAAAGACATCAGCCAGCTGACTGTCACCTTGGCTCCTCTGCAAACCCTGCATGCCTTCACGCTCCGGATAGTCCCGACCAACTTCAAG CTCTTTTCACACTGTATGCTCGTCGCCCTGGCCTGTCACATGGGCGATGACTTCACACCGGTTGCACACGCAGCAATGGACAAGTACCTGTCAGCTTTCGCAGCCGTGCTCTCCCAGAAATACAGATGA
- the LOC119479998 gene encoding hemoglobin subunit beta-1-like, translated as MVEWTDQERSIISSIFSTLDYDDIGPKALSRCLIVYPWTRRHFVKSFGDIKTNEAIKANKQIAAHGIKVLHGLDRGLKNMDNMKATYAQLSVLHSEKLHVDPDNFRVFTDCLTIVVAAKMGTSFNAQTQAAFQKFLTVAVSALGRQYH; from the exons ATGGTTGAGTGGACCGACCAGGAGCgcagcatcatcagcagcatctTCAGCACCTTGGACTATGATGACATCGGACCCAAGGCTCTGAGCAG GTGCCTGATCGTCTACCCCTGGACTCGGAGGCATTTCGTCAAGTCCTTCGGTGACATCAAGACTAACGAGGCCATCAAAGCCAACAAGCAGATTGCAGCCCATGGTATCAAGGTGCTGCACGGTCTGGACAGGGGTTTGAAGAACATGGACAACATGAAGGCCACCTACGCACAGCTGAGCGTCCTGCACTCAGAGAAGCTGCACGTCGACCCAGACAACTTCAGG GTGTTCACTGACTGCCTGACCATCGTCGTCGCGGCAAAAATGGGGACATCCTTCAATGCACAAACGCAAGCCGCCTTCCAGAAGTTCCTGACCGTGGCGGTGTCTGCTCTGGGAAGGCAGTACCACTAA
- the hbae5 gene encoding hemoglobin, alpha embryonic 5 — MSLNDKDKAAVKALWNKISKSADAIGAEALGRMLVVYPQTKTYFSHWSDLSPGSGPVKAHGKKVMSGIALAVTNIDNLTTGLLDLSEQHAFQLRVDPSNFKILSHCILVVLSIMYPKDFTPEAHVALDKFLCALALALSEKYR; from the exons ATGAGTTTGAACGACAAAGACAAGGCTGCCGTCAAGGCCCTGTGGAACAAAATCTCCAAGTCAGCTGATGCCATCGGGGCTGAAGCTCTGGGAAG gATGCTTGTCGTCTATCCGCAGACCAAGACCTACTTCTCCCACTGGTCAGACTTGAGCCCCGGCTCCGGCCCCGTGAAGGCCCACGGAAAGAAAGTGATGAGTGGAATCGCTCTGGCTGTGACCAACATCGACAACCTGACCACCGGTCTGCTCGATCTCAGCGAGCAGCACGCCTTCCAGCTGAGAGTGGACCCGTCCAACTTCAAG ATCCTCTCCCACTGCATTCTCGTGGTGCTCTCCATCATGTACCCAAAGGATTTCACCCCTGAGGCCCACGTCGCCTTGGATAAGTTCCTGTGTGCATTGGCCCTGGCTCTCTCAGAGAAATACCGCTGA
- the LOC119479883 gene encoding aquaporin-8-like, with translation MGLEKMGMEDTDSTLMEKGQKLPAPKPPNKYEKLFQPCLAEIVGTMFFVFVGCVSVIENVPAAGRLQPALVHGLAVAVLVAVMDNISGSHFNPPFTIAIYLCGGMELIMVGPYLASQLIGGVLGAGMAKMMVPTDRYFNATGAAFDILKSESQLSGAIFGEVAMTCLITMVVLLVAVNGKTKTPLAPFLVGCTVIINVLAGGDVSGTCLNPARAFGPAVMTNYWVYHWVYWVGPIGGGLVAAALLRLILGDDKLRVVMKS, from the exons ATGGGGCTTGAGAAAATGGGAATGGAAGACACAGACTCTACTCTGATGGAGAAGGGCCAGAAGCTACCAGCACCCAAACCTCCCAACAAATACGAGAAGCTCTTCCAGCCCTGCCTGGCCGAGATAGTGGGGACCATGTTCTTCGTCTTCGTCGGCTGCGTGTCCGTCATCGAGAACGTGCCGGCGGCTGGTCGGCTGCAGCCGGCCCTGGTGCACGGACTGGCTGTGGCGGTGTTGGTGGCGGTCATGGATAACATCAG TGGCTCCCATTTCAACCCTCCCTTCACTATTGCCATCTACCTGTGTGGAGGCATGGAGCTGATCATGGTGGGACCCTACCTGGCCAGCCAGCTGATTGGAGGAGTGCTGGGAGCTGGAATGGCCAAG ATGATGGTCCCTACAGACCGCTACTTCAACGCCACCGGAGCAGCGTTTGATATCCTCAAGTCAGAGAGCCAGCTGTCCGGAGCCATCTTCGGGGAGGTGGCCATGACCTGCTTGATCACCatggtggtgctgctggtggcGGTGAACGGCAAGACGAAAACCCCACTGGCTCCGTTCCTGGTGGGCTGCACCGTCATAATCAACGTCCTGGCAGG GGGTGACGTATCAGGCACGTGCCTGAACCCTGCCAGAGCTTTTGGTCCAGCTGTGATGACCAACTACTGGGTCTACCACTGGGTTTACTGGGTGGGACCCATCGGAGGAGGCCTGGTGGCCGCTGCTTTGCTCAG gCTCATTCTGGGCGATGATAAGTTACGAGTTGTTATGAAATCATAA